ATACACGCACTTCCCTATATTCAGGGTACTTTGAAAGGTTATTGTCCCATAATTTCGTTTTTGTGAATAGAGAAGTGCCGTCCTTATAATTTGGTATTGATGTGTGGACAGGTTAACTTAGGATAATCCTATCCAACAAGTATGTAATATCGTTTAACGATTCAGGGCCATTAACAAATTAGGCAGATATATTTCAAATATTCATAGCTTGACATAGCTTTACATATTGAAAAGACATGTAACCAAGAGAGCCATTAAGTTAACAACCCAGCACActtatttattctttataCTTGTATGCAAGTAAACAAGAAGGTGCAGAGCTACATCTTGATCCTGCTACAACAAAACCCACAAGGAAACTACAAGCGAAAGGGTTCACCAAGCTGGGACAACCAACTTGTCGgaccctaaaaaaaaaggcacacCCTACTGTACTTCTGAATCAAGGCTTGCAAAGTCCCCCTCAGtgctgaaaaaaagaaggcgCCATTTTCTCCACAATATCTGAAGCCTTTTGGGGATAGGATATAGTATGGTAGGATTGAGAGGACGGCAAAGGTAGGTGTTTGGGTTTGAAAAACTCAATCCTCTCATTGAAAAAACTGGGTGAAAAGGGCAAcattggagaaggggagaAATGAAAAATGAGTTTTTGTAAAAGTCAAACTCCCCTTGGTAACTAGCCCTAGAAAAAGACATGTCTCATTGTACACTCTACTCTCTCCCAAGAACATGGAGTGACTAGATCAAACCATGCAAAAAAAGAGGGAGAGAAAATAGAAGTAGCTAGGTGGTTTTGGACCCCATGAGGCTAAAAAAGGTGGAAATGGCTAATCTTTGAGGGGCACTGTGTTGGGGGAATTGCAAGCAGACTCTCTTCAGAAGCACCAGCAGGGAAGAACCTACGACCATTAGCCCCAAATACTCAGGGCTAATGATAAAAAGGAGGTAAATTGAAACCAAAGATCTAAATTAGACTTGAACTGAAGCAAGTCCTTGATTCACGGGGACGACGACTTGAACGCTTGATTTAGCTTCCTGACGATGTCCTTGACTGACAACGAGAAGTCCTCCCCAGCCTGCAAGAATTAACACCATCATCAGATCAACGCCGTCTAATTCAATGGTAGGAACTAGTAAATTAAGACCatgggcaagaagaagaggagaatgATTGGGAGCTGACCGTGGCCATGATGGTGATGTCGAGGGAGGAAGCGGTGAAGGGGAGCACATTGGTGTTCATGATGGTGAGGCCGAATCCCTCGACCTGGGAGAGCGCGGCGATGAGCGCGCCCTTGCGGTTCTCGCAGTGGATCTTGACGAGCACGGTGCGGTCCGACATCCGGGCCTCGATCTCCGGCAGCCcgccggcctcggcggcgcccTCGAAGTTCTCGTCGCAGGAGGACGAGGACccgtcatcttcctcgggAACCAGCTGTGACTTCTTCACCAGCACGGCCGCCTCCACGGGCCGCCTGAGCCGGGCCGACTCCTCCATCCCCTTCACCTGGTCCTGCAGCGTCTTGACGTACTTGATGGCGTCGCCCAGCACGGACGCCTTGTCCATCTTCTTCAAGCCCGGCACGATCTTCGACAGCGCGATGAACCGCTCGCTCAGCTTCTCCCGGCGTTTGCGCTCCGCCAGGATGTGGTCCTGGTTCTGCGACGCCGGCCGGgtggcgggcgccgccgccgccgccgccttggggaagggctcggcggcggccatggcggcctcGTAGCTCCGCTTGGGCTGGATCAAGGGCGCGTCGAGCTCCTGCTTGGGGAGCTTGACGGGCCCGGCGGGCCCGTAGTGGGCCTGGGTGGGCTTGTTGTTGGCGAAGGCGGCGCCGAAGGAGAGGatggtgggggaggaggagttTTCGGCCGGGGAGCCCTGCTCCGTGATGCACGAGTCCCAGCTCGTGTTCACCTTGGCCGCCTTGCGTGGCCGCTGGTGCTGCTCGACGccgtactgctgctgctgctgctgcatcagcgccgccgccgccgtggcatGGTCCAGCTCCGCCTGCCCGAAGGCCACGGCAATCTGCTGCTCCGTGTACTGCTCCAGCGTCGCGTCCGATTGCCACTGGTGGAAGAAGCTCGGCTCCTCCATCACCTGTAATTAACCCAAGTTAATCAGTCACCACACAACACAAAGACACAATCATCGAATAACATCGATCGAGATGATCAGAAATTTACCATATTGGAGAACCACTGAGTCGCCATTTGCAGCAGATTAATCGCTCGCTCTAACCGCCGGCTCGCCTCCAAACTCAAAACTCCAAACCAGAGATTCCTCGCTTCAGTTAGCCTGAATCAATCCCCGATCGGAAGCAAACACAACTGTTAGCCAACAGCACACTGCGTTGAGCAAGCAAAACAGACTACAATTAATGGCTGTTGTGATGTCCCTGCACTTGCGCAGTTGCGCGTGCGTTAATTATCGGAACGGAAGAAATGAGCTGAAGCTGAGAGCGAGACGACGAACCtttggagggagggagatggggtcGGTCAGCGAgtccctttcctttcctttctaccAATGGAGACGACGCAAGCCGCACCACCTTATATAACACTTCGGAAGATGGGGGCAGGAGACTATTTTAGAGCCTCCTCCTG
This is a stretch of genomic DNA from Brachypodium distachyon strain Bd21 chromosome 1, Brachypodium_distachyon_v3.0, whole genome shotgun sequence. It encodes these proteins:
- the LOC100822179 gene encoding transcription factor bHLH18; its protein translation is MATQWFSNMVMEEPSFFHQWQSDATLEQYTEQQIAVAFGQAELDHATAAAALMQQQQQQYGVEQHQRPRKAAKVNTSWDSCITEQGSPAENSSSPTILSFGAAFANNKPTQAHYGPAGPVKLPKQELDAPLIQPKRSYEAAMAAAEPFPKAAAAAAPATRPASQNQDHILAERKRREKLSERFIALSKIVPGLKKMDKASVLGDAIKYVKTLQDQVKGMEESARLRRPVEAAVLVKKSQLVPEEDDGSSSSCDENFEGAAEAGGLPEIEARMSDRTVLVKIHCENRKGALIAALSQVEGFGLTIMNTNVLPFTASSLDITIMATAGEDFSLSVKDIVRKLNQAFKSSSP